The Streptomyces sp. NL15-2K genome contains a region encoding:
- a CDS encoding DUF1062 domain-containing protein yields the protein MLNSWVVMPTCLPTVLRRCHVCASERFRANGKFRVNANHKLLDAWLLVLCTVCGETAKLTVLERMNVRSVRSELLDRLHDNDPGLAAELLQNPVMRRRNRIALDWDNAWRLDTGGSDHLDREVIDVSVRFAARIPVRPVRLIAEGCGLSRAEVERLIKEGKLVSAVRLNGKLSGDFTFTLKR from the coding sequence GTGCTCAATAGCTGGGTGGTCATGCCCACCTGCCTGCCGACCGTTCTCCGCCGTTGCCACGTGTGCGCGTCCGAGCGCTTCCGGGCAAACGGTAAATTTCGCGTCAACGCAAACCACAAACTCCTCGACGCCTGGCTCCTCGTGCTCTGTACCGTTTGCGGGGAAACCGCGAAGCTCACGGTCCTGGAGCGGATGAATGTGCGCTCCGTACGATCTGAGCTGCTGGACCGCCTGCATGACAACGACCCAGGACTGGCAGCCGAGTTGCTCCAGAATCCGGTCATGCGGCGACGCAATCGCATCGCCCTTGACTGGGACAACGCCTGGCGCCTCGACACCGGCGGATCGGATCACCTGGACCGCGAGGTGATCGACGTCTCGGTCCGCTTTGCGGCACGGATCCCTGTCCGGCCGGTGCGACTGATCGCTGAAGGGTGCGGTCTTTCGCGGGCCGAGGTCGAGAGACTGATCAAGGAGGGGAAACTCGTTTCGGCAGTCCGGCTGAACGGCAAGCTCTCCGGCGACTTCACCTTCACGCTCAAGCGCTGA
- a CDS encoding dihydrofolate reductase family protein, with translation MRPLRYSINVTLDGCCDHRAMVPDEDLHRHAVENLAQADALLFGRVTYEMMEAAWRPSAATGAMPDWTEPFARTIDAAKKYVVSSTLDRVDWNAELVRGDLGNAVQQLKRESGKGLFVGGVKLPLALAELGLIDEYEFVVQPRLVGHGPTLFAGLSKYIDLKLVSRLELSSGAVAMRYEPRK, from the coding sequence ATGCGACCCCTTCGGTATTCCATCAACGTCACACTGGACGGCTGCTGCGATCACCGTGCAATGGTCCCGGACGAGGACTTGCATCGTCACGCGGTCGAGAACCTCGCCCAGGCCGATGCCCTCCTCTTCGGCCGGGTGACCTACGAAATGATGGAGGCGGCGTGGCGGCCGTCGGCGGCGACGGGAGCGATGCCTGATTGGACGGAACCCTTCGCCCGGACGATCGACGCGGCAAAGAAGTACGTCGTGTCGAGCACCTTGGATCGGGTCGATTGGAACGCGGAGCTCGTGCGCGGGGATCTGGGGAATGCCGTTCAGCAGCTCAAGCGGGAGTCCGGCAAGGGACTGTTCGTGGGAGGCGTGAAGCTCCCGCTGGCGTTGGCGGAGCTGGGATTGATCGATGAGTACGAGTTCGTGGTGCAGCCCAGGCTGGTGGGCCATGGGCCGACGTTGTTCGCGGGGCTGTCGAAGTACATCGACTTGAAGCTCGTGAGCCGGCTGGAGCTCAGCTCAGGGGCCGTGGCGATGCGGTATGAGCCGAGAAAGTAG
- a CDS encoding ATP-dependent Clp protease proteolytic subunit, which translates to MSRPNRIITLDQEVDDDVANRVAAQLLLLADADPEADILLCIDSPGGSVTAGMAIYDTMQFVSCDVATCVTDLAAGMGQLLLSAGAQGKRHAVAGARIVMTGPREEREEGARDEAPLARLLRRPGKPAGSPAIRHTRKVVTELLARHTGGDRSRIRRDLNSGREFGAEEARIYGLVDTVVQRRSGE; encoded by the coding sequence ATGAGCCGCCCGAATCGAATCATTACGCTTGATCAGGAAGTGGACGACGACGTGGCCAACCGCGTCGCAGCGCAGTTGCTACTGCTTGCGGATGCCGATCCCGAGGCGGACATACTGCTGTGCATCGACTCTCCAGGCGGCTCGGTCACCGCCGGGATGGCCATCTACGACACGATGCAGTTTGTCAGTTGTGACGTGGCGACGTGCGTGACTGACCTCGCCGCGGGGATGGGCCAACTTCTGCTCTCGGCGGGCGCACAAGGCAAACGCCATGCCGTGGCGGGCGCCCGTATCGTGATGACGGGACCTCGCGAGGAGAGGGAGGAAGGGGCGCGGGATGAAGCCCCGCTCGCCCGGCTGCTCCGGAGGCCGGGAAAGCCGGCGGGAAGCCCGGCAATCCGCCATACGCGAAAAGTGGTTACCGAGCTGCTGGCCCGGCACACGGGAGGTGACCGATCGCGGATTCGTAGGGATTTGAACTCGGGTCGGGAATTCGGTGCTGAAGAGGCGCGTATTTACGGACTCGTTGACACTGTTGTTCAGCGGAGGTCCGGAGAGTGA
- a CDS encoding caspase family protein, with translation MSERAVDPARSRIVLVGPAYYEDPELTDVPVIANNISDLAQVLTDEKLGGFNPFTCIAVPSTAGVAQVGSALVHAAAEAEDLLLFYYSGHGLLGPRRRELYLSLASTRSDQLAFTALPFDAVRDACLDSKATNRVVILDSCFSGRAIGETLSSVKEAVLGELEVSGTYTLTSSPANRTAVVLPGERHTAFTERLLDMLNAGSPAAGTMINLGDIYRHLHTRLRAEGLPEPQRCGVNNADLLGLVRNVHSAHASGDTSAANDTAEPEHAPGTDMTERLTHAERIANTIGDGLWRTRALAWVARAAADTFAPEHVERLIDQAEQAASAVGHAPAEALTAVVTALAALDPDRAERIANTPAGTETKGYVLAALTKAVAASDPERAESIAVTITSKYQRWRALSAVAVAVAATNPDRAERIARSITDKDFKWPALSAVAAAVAATNPDRAEHIAKSITVKHLRLKALSAVARAVAATDPDRAEHIAQAITSKDYRWPALSTTAAAVAATDPDRAERIAGDIAGEYNRWSPLLFTEPVAATSLAAALRTVAAAVAAVAPDRAERIAYATPHQSTTETVLAEVAKAVAATDPDRAERIANSISDKFTQVTVLAAVASTAAAAGDPDHAGSLIGQAKRAASTVKAHSRAEALTTVVTAAAAFDPDRAERMAYGISEKPTQERMLVALGKAVAATDPDRAEQIADVITDESSRTKVRAAVARAVAVTDPDRARRIANRASGGAKAEILYSVVLVLTDPK, from the coding sequence ATGAGTGAGCGAGCGGTCGATCCCGCCCGCTCGAGGATCGTGTTGGTCGGGCCCGCCTACTACGAAGACCCTGAGCTGACGGACGTACCGGTGATCGCCAACAACATCAGCGATCTGGCTCAGGTGCTCACCGACGAAAAACTCGGCGGCTTCAACCCCTTCACCTGCATCGCGGTTCCTTCGACAGCCGGTGTGGCGCAGGTCGGCAGCGCGCTGGTGCATGCGGCCGCGGAGGCGGAGGACCTGCTGCTGTTCTACTACAGCGGACACGGGCTGCTCGGCCCGCGGCGCCGGGAGTTGTATCTGAGCCTGGCCTCGACCCGGAGCGACCAACTGGCCTTCACCGCGCTGCCGTTCGATGCGGTACGCGACGCGTGCCTGGACAGCAAGGCCACCAATCGCGTGGTGATCCTCGACAGTTGCTTCAGCGGGCGGGCGATCGGAGAGACGCTGTCCAGTGTCAAGGAGGCGGTGCTCGGCGAACTCGAGGTCTCAGGGACCTACACGCTGACGTCGTCCCCGGCGAACCGGACCGCAGTGGTCCTGCCCGGAGAGCGGCACACCGCGTTCACCGAGCGGCTGCTGGACATGCTGAACGCCGGCAGTCCGGCGGCCGGGACGATGATCAACCTCGGAGACATCTACCGGCACCTGCACACCCGGTTGCGCGCCGAGGGGCTGCCGGAGCCGCAACGATGCGGCGTGAACAACGCCGACCTGCTCGGGTTGGTGCGCAACGTCCACTCCGCACACGCGTCGGGCGACACATCGGCGGCGAACGACACCGCAGAACCCGAACATGCGCCTGGTACGGACATGACCGAGCGCCTGACACACGCCGAACGCATCGCCAACACGATCGGTGACGGCCTGTGGAGAACTCGGGCGTTGGCATGGGTGGCCCGCGCGGCGGCGGACACCTTCGCACCCGAGCACGTGGAACGCCTGATCGACCAGGCGGAGCAGGCCGCGAGCGCGGTCGGCCACGCTCCGGCGGAAGCCCTGACCGCCGTGGTGACCGCCCTGGCCGCCCTCGACCCGGACCGAGCCGAACGCATCGCCAACACACCGGCCGGCACAGAGACCAAGGGATACGTTCTGGCCGCTTTGACCAAGGCGGTGGCCGCCAGTGATCCCGAACGGGCCGAGTCCATCGCGGTCACCATCACCAGCAAGTACCAGAGGTGGCGAGCGCTCAGCGCCGTGGCCGTGGCGGTGGCCGCCACCAACCCCGACCGAGCCGAACGCATCGCGCGGTCCATCACCGACAAGGACTTCAAGTGGCCGGCGCTCAGCGCCGTGGCCGCAGCGGTGGCCGCCACCAACCCCGACCGGGCCGAGCACATCGCGAAGTCCATCACCGTCAAGCACCTCAGGCTGAAAGCGCTCAGCGCCGTGGCGAGGGCGGTGGCCGCAACCGACCCCGACCGGGCCGAGCACATCGCCCAGGCCATCACGTCCAAGGACTACAGGTGGCCGGCGCTCAGCACCACGGCGGCGGCGGTGGCCGCAACCGACCCCGACCGGGCCGAACGCATCGCCGGCGATATAGCCGGCGAGTACAACAGGTGGTCCCCATTGCTCTTCACTGAGCCGGTGGCAGCCACCTCCTTGGCCGCAGCGCTCAGAACGGTGGCCGCCGCGGTGGCCGCCGTTGCCCCTGACCGAGCCGAACGCATCGCATACGCGACACCTCACCAGTCCACCACCGAAACCGTATTGGCCGAGGTCGCGAAGGCGGTGGCCGCCACTGACCCCGACCGAGCCGAACGCATCGCGAACAGCATCAGCGACAAGTTCACACAAGTGACGGTCCTGGCCGCCGTGGCCTCAACTGCCGCGGCCGCCGGAGATCCCGATCATGCCGGCAGCCTGATCGGCCAGGCGAAACGAGCCGCGAGCACGGTCAAGGCCCACTCCAGGGCGGAGGCATTGACCACCGTAGTCACAGCGGCGGCCGCCTTCGACCCCGACCGGGCCGAACGCATGGCCTACGGGATATCCGAAAAGCCCACCCAAGAAAGGATGCTGGTCGCCCTCGGGAAGGCGGTGGCCGCAACCGACCCCGACCGAGCCGAACAAATCGCGGACGTCATCACCGACGAGTCCTCCCGGACGAAAGTACGGGCTGCGGTCGCCAGGGCGGTGGCCGTGACCGATCCCGACCGAGCCCGGCGCATCGCCAACCGGGCCTCCGGCGGGGCCAAGGCCGAGATCCTGTACTCAGTCGTCCTCGTACTGACCGACCCCAAGTAA
- a CDS encoding thiamine pyrophosphate-binding protein, translating into MTHDHDLELRPTPAQTEAALNPPPGRNGGDLVVETLAGLGATTVFGLPGQHALGMFDALRRSDLRYIGVRVENNAGFAADAYGRITGEAAPLLLSTGPGALTSLPALQEAAAASAPVLAISSQIPTAGLGGGRHGYLHELPDQAASFRGVVKSVHTVRAQSQIPSAIAEAWKSALSAPHGPVWVEIPQDVLLAETAIPVVTGGDAFPEELPPRPELTAVAADLLSHAARPAIIAGGGVVRADASGKLRKLAERLSAPVVTTYGGKGAFPWTHPLSLQSWLEDRHTTDFLEDADVLLVVGSGLGELSSNYHTFKPRGRVIQIEADLGKLESNHPALGIHADARLALQALLETVSERTDATAPERVRELLSRVRERIAAQELTLEQEVLASVRRALPADSPSFWDMTILSYWAWAAFDARRPNTMHSAQGAGGLGYAFPAALGAATADPTRPVLAVSGDGGALYSVAELATARQYALNVTWLIVDDGGYGILREYMTDAFGETMATATELTRPDYGALAESFGVPGVRTTPEKLEEDLTTALGTPGPSVVLLPTVLRMFAPTHLD; encoded by the coding sequence GTGACCCACGACCACGACCTGGAGCTCCGTCCGACGCCGGCCCAGACCGAGGCCGCCCTGAACCCTCCCCCCGGCCGCAACGGCGGAGACCTGGTCGTGGAGACACTGGCCGGGCTCGGCGCGACGACGGTCTTCGGCCTGCCTGGCCAGCACGCGCTGGGCATGTTCGACGCGCTGCGCCGCTCGGACCTGCGGTACATCGGCGTGCGGGTGGAGAACAACGCGGGCTTCGCGGCGGACGCGTACGGCAGGATCACGGGCGAGGCGGCCCCGCTGCTGCTGTCGACGGGACCGGGCGCGCTGACGTCGCTCCCGGCGCTCCAGGAGGCAGCGGCTGCCTCTGCCCCCGTCCTGGCGATCAGCAGCCAGATCCCGACGGCGGGTCTGGGCGGCGGCCGCCACGGCTACCTGCACGAACTCCCCGACCAGGCGGCCTCCTTCCGGGGAGTGGTCAAGTCGGTCCACACGGTCCGCGCCCAGTCGCAGATCCCGTCGGCGATCGCGGAGGCGTGGAAGTCGGCGCTGTCCGCCCCGCACGGCCCGGTGTGGGTGGAGATCCCGCAGGACGTCCTGCTGGCGGAGACGGCGATCCCGGTGGTGACCGGGGGCGACGCCTTCCCCGAGGAACTGCCCCCGCGCCCCGAACTCACGGCGGTGGCAGCCGACTTGCTGTCCCACGCCGCCCGCCCGGCGATCATCGCGGGCGGCGGAGTCGTACGGGCGGACGCCTCGGGCAAGCTCCGGAAACTCGCCGAACGCCTGAGCGCCCCCGTGGTCACGACATACGGCGGAAAGGGCGCGTTCCCCTGGACGCACCCCCTGTCCCTCCAGTCCTGGCTGGAGGACCGCCACACGACGGACTTCCTGGAGGACGCGGACGTACTCCTGGTCGTCGGCTCAGGCCTCGGCGAACTCTCCTCCAACTACCACACGTTCAAGCCGCGCGGCCGAGTCATCCAGATCGAGGCGGACCTCGGCAAACTGGAGTCCAACCACCCGGCGCTGGGCATCCACGCGGACGCGCGCCTCGCGCTCCAGGCGCTGCTGGAGACGGTGTCGGAGCGCACGGACGCGACGGCTCCGGAGCGCGTACGGGAGCTGCTCTCTCGCGTTCGTGAGCGCATCGCCGCCCAGGAACTCACCCTGGAACAGGAGGTGCTGGCGTCGGTCCGCCGCGCCCTTCCGGCGGACTCCCCCTCCTTCTGGGACATGACGATTCTGTCCTACTGGGCGTGGGCGGCCTTCGACGCCCGCCGTCCCAACACCATGCACTCGGCCCAGGGCGCGGGCGGCCTCGGCTACGCCTTCCCGGCGGCGCTGGGCGCGGCGACCGCCGACCCCACCCGCCCGGTCCTGGCGGTCTCCGGCGACGGCGGCGCCCTCTACTCCGTCGCCGAACTGGCCACGGCCCGCCAGTACGCCCTGAACGTCACCTGGCTGATCGTCGACGACGGCGGCTACGGCATCCTGCGCGAGTACATGACGGACGCGTTCGGCGAGACGATGGCGACGGCGACGGAACTGACCCGGCCGGACTATGGGGCGCTGGCGGAGTCGTTCGGGGTGCCGGGGGTCCGTACGACACCCGAGAAACTCGAAGAGGACCTCACCACGGCATTGGGGACCCCCGGCCCGTCCGTGGTGCTGCTGCCCACGGTGCTCCGGATGTTCGCGCCGACGCACCTGGACTGA
- the speB gene encoding agmatinase has protein sequence MSSNETPRGPVDSSRIPRYAGPATFARLPRLDEVGRADVAVVGVPFDSGVSYRPGARFGGNAIREASRLLRPYNPAQDASPFALAQVADGGDIAVNPFNIHEAVETIEAAADELLGTGARLMTLGGDHTIALPLLRSVARKHGPVALLHFDAHLDTWDTYFGAEYTHGTPFRRAVEEGILDTSALSHVGIRGPLYGKQDLTDDEKLGFGIVTSADVMRRGVDEVADQLRRRIGDRPLYISIDIDCLDPAHAPGTGTPEAGGMTSRELLEILRGLASCNLVSADVVEVAPAYDHAEITSVAASHTAYELTTIMARRIAEVKREKAAQ, from the coding sequence ATGAGCAGCAACGAGACGCCCCGCGGCCCCGTCGACTCCTCCCGCATCCCGCGATACGCCGGCCCCGCCACCTTCGCCCGGCTGCCCCGCCTCGACGAGGTCGGCCGCGCCGATGTCGCCGTGGTCGGCGTGCCGTTCGACTCGGGTGTCTCCTACCGGCCCGGCGCCCGCTTCGGCGGCAACGCCATCCGCGAGGCGTCACGGCTGCTGCGGCCGTACAACCCGGCGCAGGACGCGTCCCCCTTCGCCCTCGCACAGGTGGCGGACGGCGGTGACATAGCCGTCAACCCGTTCAACATCCACGAGGCCGTGGAGACGATCGAGGCGGCGGCCGACGAACTGCTCGGCACGGGCGCACGCCTGATGACCCTCGGCGGCGACCACACGATCGCGCTGCCTCTTTTGAGGTCGGTCGCCAGGAAGCACGGCCCGGTGGCGCTGCTGCACTTCGACGCGCACCTCGACACCTGGGACACGTACTTCGGCGCCGAGTACACGCACGGGACGCCGTTCCGGCGGGCGGTGGAGGAGGGGATCCTGGACACCTCCGCCCTCTCCCACGTCGGCATCCGCGGCCCGCTCTACGGCAAGCAGGACCTGACGGACGACGAGAAGCTGGGCTTCGGCATCGTGACGTCGGCGGATGTGATGCGGCGCGGTGTGGACGAGGTGGCCGACCAGCTCCGCCGGCGCATCGGCGACCGCCCCCTGTACATATCCATAGACATCGACTGCCTGGACCCGGCCCACGCCCCCGGCACGGGCACACCGGAGGCCGGCGGCATGACGTCCCGCGAGCTGCTGGAGATCCTGCGGGGACTGGCGTCCTGCAACCTGGTCTCGGCGGACGTAGTCGAGGTGGCCCCCGCGTACGATCACGCGGAGATCACGTCGGTGGCGGCATCGCACACGGCGTACGAACTGACGACGATCATGGCCCGCCGGATCGCCGAAGTGAAGCGGGAGAAGGCAGCTCAGTGA
- a CDS encoding MBL fold metallo-hydrolase has product MPTAMVVEGRRRPRRVANSLLSFVITHPEATFIVDPGVCLDAGSRAIAELPAFLRVAVRPPADTVATVTALRERPGSDLDFALPTHTHWDHVCGLLDLPGLPVHLHRREHDWVMSGPVAPVGGVRESLRGRGIVQYELDGPPILTFAAGHDLFGDGSVVLVDLAGHTPGSVGVLAHTASGWVLLAGDAAWHTDQIDLIRQKAGYPGGLADEDRDETFRTLHRLHAVKDRVAIIPTHDHHAAQRLPT; this is encoded by the coding sequence GTGCCCACCGCGATGGTCGTGGAGGGGCGGCGGCGGCCGCGGCGCGTCGCGAATTCGCTGCTGTCGTTCGTGATCACCCACCCGGAAGCGACGTTCATCGTGGATCCGGGTGTCTGCCTGGATGCCGGCAGCCGCGCCATCGCCGAACTGCCGGCATTCCTGCGGGTCGCGGTGCGTCCCCCGGCCGACACCGTCGCCACCGTCACCGCGCTGCGTGAGCGGCCGGGTTCCGACCTGGATTTCGCGCTGCCGACGCACACGCACTGGGACCACGTGTGCGGGCTGCTCGATCTTCCCGGACTGCCGGTACATCTGCACCGCCGCGAACACGACTGGGTCATGTCAGGCCCTGTCGCACCCGTGGGTGGCGTCCGCGAGTCCCTGCGCGGCCGCGGCATCGTCCAGTACGAACTGGACGGCCCGCCGATACTCACGTTCGCCGCCGGCCACGACCTCTTCGGCGATGGCTCCGTCGTGCTCGTCGACCTCGCCGGACACACCCCTGGCAGCGTCGGAGTTCTGGCGCACACGGCATCGGGCTGGGTGCTGCTCGCCGGCGACGCCGCCTGGCACACCGACCAGATCGACCTCATCCGGCAGAAGGCCGGCTATCCCGGCGGGCTCGCCGACGAAGACCGGGACGAGACCTTCCGGACGCTTCACCGCTTACACGCCGTCAAGGACCGAGTCGCGATCATCCCGACACACGACCACCACGCGGCCCAGCGGCTGCCGACGTGA
- a CDS encoding transposase, producing the protein MSKKQLRAIDDAFVALGPSGVAIRDRLKHLADEDEKVLRLVGEHLGRLASLDLKARCRDGLEHNSDTWAARKQGLTAESSSRWAGSITKATHDQWALSRRCQLAHIQNLEAGVRTLMHRLSQPIGEKGTKRTPGGYRSKGEWFHKSRRLAVLEHRLDVARAERETGAVHVVRGGRRLLNNRHNLQAAQLTEEQWRQRWEASRWFLAADGESGKRWGNETIRVTPDGEVSIKLPAPLAHLANAKHGRYALASKVQFQHRGAEWRDRTAANRAVAYRIHLDVERGRWYLTASWTRPVVKTVPLDTARADGMVGVDTNADHFAAYQLDRNGNPTGDPRRFFFDLSGTADHRDAQIRHAISRLLHWTKRCGVKAIGIENLDFTAEKTREKHGHRKRFRQLISGMPTGKLKARLVSMAAEQDLSIVAVDPAYTSVWGDEHWRKPLTSKTRKMSRHDAASIAVGRRALGHPIRRRTAPPRTHQSDGCGHRTVQAGSGVRGREETRPPITERARDARPRTGTSQRTRGTSASKTVRDARSSGTWVQSSLLDTA; encoded by the coding sequence ATGAGTAAGAAGCAGCTTCGCGCCATCGATGATGCGTTCGTCGCCCTCGGCCCGTCCGGTGTGGCGATTCGCGACCGGCTCAAGCATCTCGCCGACGAGGATGAGAAGGTTCTCCGCCTGGTGGGTGAGCATCTGGGGCGTCTGGCGTCGCTGGACCTCAAGGCCCGCTGCCGCGACGGCCTGGAGCACAACAGCGACACGTGGGCTGCCCGCAAGCAGGGCCTGACAGCCGAGTCGTCGTCGCGCTGGGCCGGGTCGATCACCAAAGCCACACACGATCAGTGGGCGCTGTCCCGCCGGTGCCAGCTCGCACACATCCAGAACCTCGAAGCTGGGGTCCGCACGCTCATGCACCGCCTGTCCCAGCCGATCGGCGAGAAGGGCACCAAGCGGACACCGGGCGGATACCGCTCCAAGGGCGAGTGGTTCCACAAGTCCCGGCGCCTGGCGGTCCTGGAACACCGTCTCGACGTAGCCCGCGCTGAGCGTGAAACCGGTGCCGTGCATGTCGTGCGCGGAGGTCGACGCCTTCTCAACAACCGTCATAACCTCCAGGCCGCGCAGCTCACCGAGGAGCAGTGGCGGCAACGCTGGGAGGCCTCGCGCTGGTTCCTCGCCGCTGACGGGGAGTCCGGCAAGCGATGGGGAAACGAGACGATCCGCGTCACCCCGGACGGCGAGGTCAGCATCAAGCTCCCCGCGCCGCTTGCTCACCTGGCGAACGCCAAGCACGGCAGGTACGCCCTCGCCTCGAAAGTGCAATTCCAGCATCGGGGTGCCGAATGGCGCGACCGGACAGCCGCGAACCGAGCGGTGGCCTACCGCATCCACCTCGACGTGGAACGCGGACGCTGGTACCTCACCGCCTCGTGGACCCGGCCCGTGGTGAAGACGGTCCCGCTGGATACCGCACGCGCTGACGGCATGGTTGGTGTCGACACCAACGCGGACCACTTCGCCGCCTACCAACTCGACCGGAACGGCAACCCGACCGGCGACCCGCGTCGCTTCTTCTTCGACTTGTCCGGAACCGCCGACCATCGTGACGCGCAGATCCGGCACGCCATCAGCCGCCTGCTGCACTGGACGAAGCGCTGCGGAGTGAAGGCCATCGGCATCGAGAACCTGGACTTCACGGCGGAGAAGACCCGCGAGAAGCACGGCCACCGCAAGCGGTTCCGGCAGTTGATCTCCGGCATGCCTACCGGCAAGCTCAAAGCCCGGCTGGTGTCGATGGCTGCCGAGCAGGACCTGTCGATCGTGGCCGTTGACCCAGCCTACACGTCGGTGTGGGGCGATGAGCACTGGCGCAAGCCCCTCACCAGCAAGACTCGCAAGATGTCCCGTCATGATGCCGCGAGCATCGCGGTCGGGCGACGCGCCCTCGGACACCCGATCCGGCGACGGACGGCACCGCCCCGCACCCACCAGAGCGATGGGTGCGGGCATCGGACCGTCCAGGCCGGATCGGGCGTCCGAGGGCGTGAGGAAACCCGCCCACCCATCACGGAGCGTGCACGCGATGCACGTCCCCGGACGGGGACTTCTCAGCGAACGCGGGGGACCAGTGCATCCAAAACCGTTCGGGATGCGCGCAGTTCCGGGACGTGGGTACAAAGCTCACTCCTGGACACTGCTTAG
- a CDS encoding IS607 family transposase: MNLTEWARAQGIAPRTAYRWFREGTLPVPAERVGPRTILVNIDVNTAPSMTGGVGLYARVSSHDQKADLERQTARLSEWAAKAGHKVVRVESEIASGMNGARTKARRLLADPNVTAVVVEHKDRLGRMNVGLVEAALSATGRRLVVLDDGEVEDDLVRDMVEVLTSFCARLYGRRSAKNRARKALEAAAADE, from the coding sequence ATGAACCTGACGGAATGGGCACGCGCACAGGGGATTGCCCCGCGTACTGCGTACCGCTGGTTCCGTGAGGGCACGTTGCCGGTCCCCGCGGAACGCGTGGGGCCGCGCACGATCCTGGTGAACATCGACGTGAACACCGCCCCGTCCATGACCGGCGGTGTGGGCTTGTACGCTCGTGTTTCCTCCCACGACCAGAAGGCCGACTTGGAGCGGCAGACCGCACGCTTGTCGGAGTGGGCAGCCAAGGCCGGGCACAAGGTCGTTCGGGTTGAGTCGGAGATCGCATCGGGCATGAACGGCGCCCGGACGAAGGCGCGTCGGCTGCTGGCCGACCCGAACGTGACCGCCGTGGTGGTGGAACACAAAGACCGGCTCGGTCGTATGAACGTCGGACTCGTCGAAGCTGCCCTGTCCGCCACCGGTCGCCGGCTCGTCGTGCTCGATGATGGTGAGGTCGAAGACGACCTGGTGCGCGACATGGTGGAGGTGCTGACCTCGTTTTGCGCCCGCCTGTACGGCCGCCGCTCGGCGAAGAACCGTGCACGCAAGGCTCTTGAAGCGGCGGCTGCTGATGAGTAA
- a CDS encoding phosphatase has translation MPIPGTPSRAELVEHLVKTRIAGDVATPRENNLSHYRQLANGVRNFWLGLELGDRWTDEQDVLAVMAERVGVSDDPEYRYGQDTIDPELTVTALERMAGRLRKAADGQQRVLFATGHPGGLLDVHRATADALRTAGCEIVVIPDGLQTDEGYVMQFADVAVLEHGATLWHTHSGEPMKAILTALESEGRPLPDLVVADHGWAGYAGQHGIDSIGYADCNDPALFLAESEGTLQVAVPLDDHVLSPRFYDPMTAYLLAEAGLV, from the coding sequence ATGCCGATACCCGGGACACCCAGCCGCGCCGAGCTCGTCGAACACCTTGTGAAGACCCGTATCGCGGGCGATGTCGCCACCCCGCGTGAGAACAACCTCTCCCATTACCGCCAGTTGGCCAACGGCGTCCGGAACTTCTGGCTCGGCCTGGAGCTCGGCGACCGCTGGACCGACGAGCAGGACGTGCTCGCGGTGATGGCGGAGCGGGTGGGCGTGAGCGACGACCCGGAGTACCGGTACGGCCAGGACACCATCGACCCCGAACTGACCGTCACCGCCCTGGAGCGCATGGCGGGGCGCCTGCGCAAGGCGGCCGACGGGCAGCAGCGGGTCCTCTTCGCGACCGGCCACCCGGGCGGCCTGCTGGACGTGCACCGCGCCACGGCCGACGCGCTGCGGACGGCCGGCTGCGAGATCGTGGTCATCCCGGACGGGCTGCAGACGGACGAGGGATACGTCATGCAGTTCGCGGACGTGGCGGTGCTCGAGCACGGCGCCACGCTGTGGCACACCCACTCCGGCGAACCGATGAAGGCCATCCTCACCGCGCTGGAGAGCGAGGGCCGCCCGCTGCCCGACCTGGTCGTCGCCGACCACGGCTGGGCGGGTTACGCCGGCCAGCACGGCATCGACTCCATCGGCTACGCCGACTGCAACGACCCGGCCCTCTTCCTCGCCGAGTCGGAAGGCACCCTCCAGGTCGCGGTCCCCCTCGACGACCATGTGCTCAGCCCGCGGTTCTACGACCCGATGACGGCGTATCTGCTGGCAGAGGCGGGGCTGGTGTAG